A genomic region of Kluyveromyces marxianus DMKU3-1042 DNA, complete genome, chromosome 5 contains the following coding sequences:
- the CWP1 gene encoding cell wall protein CWP1, with translation MKFSAAFTVALLSLAKFIAADSESFGLVSLRSGSPLQFSGVYAKDGALYLGSNQNFSGVVTDDGKLKFSDNSYAVAGDDGYLTTTTDASKATTGFAVKNGYLQLNNSEAFYGVQSGSDYKVAVKSEGSNSQSVSLSARSTNGQTVPDFTPGSSGSSSGSSSAAPASSAAPASSSAAPASSSEAAKTSAAPVSQIGDGQIQATTATPKPTAQPVSQIGDGQIQATTGTQSVLVKTDVGNNAGKVTLGSSAAVAALAALLL, from the coding sequence atgaagttCTCCGCTGCTTTCACTGTCGCTCTATTGTCTTTGGCTAAGTTCATCGCTGCTGATTCTGAATCTTTCGGTTTGGTTTCTCTAAGATCCGGTTCTCCTTTGCAATTCTCCGGTGTCTACGCTAAGGATGGTGCTTTGTACTTGGGTAGCAACCAAAACTTCTCTGGTGTCGTTACCGATGACGGTAAGTTGAAGTTCTCTGACAACTCTTACGCTGTTGCCGGTGACGATGGTTACTTGACCACCACCACTGATGCTTCCAAGGCTACCACTGGTTTCGCTGTCAAGAACGGTTACTTGCAACTAAACAACAGTGAAGCCTTCTACGGTGTTCAATCCGGTAGCGACTACAAGGTTGCTGTCAAGAGCGAAGGTTCCAACTCTCAAAGTGTTTCTCTATCTGCTAGAAGCACCAACGGTCAAACCGTCCCAGACTTCACCCCAGGTTCTTCCGGTTCTTCTTCcggttcttcttctgctgctccagCTTCTTCCGCTGCCCCAGCTTCCTCTTCTGCTGCCCCAGCTTCCTCCTCTGAAGCTGCCAAGACCTCCGCTGCCCCAGTTTCCCAAATCGGTGACGGTCAAATCCAAGCTACCACTGCTACTCCAAAGCCAACTGCTCAACCAGTTTCCCAAATTGGTGACGGTCAAATCCAAGCTACCACCGGTACTCAATCCGTCCTAGTCAAGACCGATGTTGGTAACAACGCTGGTAAGGTCACTCTGGGCTCTTCCGCTGCCGTTGCTGCTCTGGCCGCTCTGCTGTTGTAA
- the YJU2 gene encoding mRNA splicing protein YJU2: MSERKSTNKYYPPDYDPVKAEREARKLSKRLKTMNKDTITIRLMTPFSMRCLKCNEFIPKSRKFNAKKESLPEKYLDKIRIYRFEIRCPSCNNVISFKTNPRTGDYTMDFGGVKNFSASSESEKQSSVPENETLEQTLERLEKEQEREQLEANAGPGERQAGSLDDEGKDRIELIEERLAKLQKEQEDDLALEELALQEQQKHGKLDELHEARKRMQEDQEVLDEMIADQAFEEVEQQQQTEAKVQTESSELDPDQRPKPVLEAIVPKKLSLKRKKNPLGVKLKKKKTV, from the coding sequence ATGTCGGAGCGTAAGTCAACGAATAAATACTACCCTCCGGACTATGATCCTGTTAAGGCGGAACGGGAAGCTCGGAAGCTTTCCAAACGTCTTAAAACGATGAACAAAGACACAATCACTATTCGACTCATGACTCCTTTCAGCATGCGTTGTCTCAAATGCAACGAGTTCATACCCAAGAGCAGAAAGTTCAACGCCAAGAAGGAATCTTTACCGGAAAAGTACTTGGACAAGATTCGTATATACCGATTTGAAATACGATGTCCCAGTTGCAACAACGTCATATCGTTTAAGACCAACCCTCGTACGGGAGACTATACCATGGATTTTGGAGGGGTTAAGAACTTTTCAGCGTCCAGCGAGTCTGAGAAGCAAAGTTCAGTGCCTGAGAACGAGACGTTGGAACAAACACTAGAGAGGTTAGAGAAGGAGCAAGAGCGGGAGCAACTCGAGGCCAATGCGGGTCCAGGCGAGCGTCAAGCTGGTTCTCTAGACGACGAGGGGAAAGACAGAATAGAGCTTATAGAGGAGAGACTAGCTAAGCTACAAAAAGAACAGGAGGACGACTTGGCGCTTGAAGAGCTTGCTCTTCAAGAACAGCAGAAACACGGCAAGCTTGATGAGTTGCACGAGGCGCGCAAACGGATGCAAGAAGACCAGGAAGTTTTGGATGAGATGATTGCTGATCAGGCGTTTGAGGAGgtggagcagcagcagcagacTGAAGCCAAGGTGCAAACAGAGTCATCGGAACTGGATCCCGATCAAAGACCCAAGCCTGTACTCGAGGCTATAGTACCGAAGAAGCTATCtttgaagaggaaaaaaaacccgTTAGGCGTcaaactgaagaagaaaaagactGTTTAA
- the YJU3 gene encoding acylglycerol lipase, with product MTSLAYEKNIKTEIPVVQKEKFNGADFTYLKWPASSTNSNGSDDTTTTTKCRVIIVHGFCEYYKLYYKLMDRLAQNGVESFIFDQRGAGETSPGKEKGNTDETRTFQDLDHFIEKNLKECEALGNRKLFLFGHSMGGGIVLNYGCSGKYRSKIAGIMTTGPLIELHPKSNPMYIVRKLSPVLAAVLPNFKIDTSLNVEGITGSKENQELLKKDPNLKLVGSFRQIYDMLERGKRLLSDPVRAEGFRTPVLIMHGEQDTINDPKASEKFIRDRLPHLQDKTLKIYHDARHSLLSLERDEYFDQAFGDMIQWIDVHTITE from the coding sequence atgACATCACTAGCATACgagaagaatatcaaaacGGAGATCCCTGTTGTCCAGAAGGAAAAGTTCAACGGTGCGGACTTCACGTATTTGAAATGGCCAGCAAGCAGCACCAATTCCAACGGAAGTGACgacaccaccaccaccacaaaGTGCAGAGTGATTATCGTGCATGGGTTCTGCGAATACTACAAGTTATACTACAAGTTGATGGACCGTTTGGCTCAAAATGGAGTGGAGAGCTTTATATTTGACCAAAGGGGTGCCGGAGAGACGTCTCCTGGCAAGGAGAAGGGCAACACTGATGAGACGAGGACTTTCCAGGACCTTGATCATTTCATCgaaaagaatttgaaggaGTGTGAGGCGCTCGGCAACCGCAAgctatttttgtttggtCACTCCATGGGTGGTGGCATTGTGCTCAACTACGGGTGCTCGGGCAAATACCGCAGCAAGATAGCGGGAATCATGACTACTGGTCCGTTAATCGAGCTCCACCCAAAGTCTAACCCTATGTACATTGTACGGAAACTCTCGCCCGTCCTTGCTGCTGTTCTTCCCAATTTCAAGATCGATACAAGTTTGAACGTGGAAGGCATCACCGGTAGCAAGGAAAACCaagaattgttgaaaaagGATCCCAACTTGAAACTAGTGGGCTCTTTCAGACAGATCTACGACATGTTGGAAAGGGGCAAGAGATTGTTGAGCGACCCGGTACGTGCTGAAGGTTTCCGGACTCCCGTATTGATAATGCACGGCGAGCAGGACACAATCAACGATCCGAAGGCGTCGGAAAAATTCATCCGCGACAGGCTGCCCCACCTGCAAGATAAGACGCTCAAGATTTACCACGACGCGAGACACTCGCTTCTGTCCCTAGAGAGGGATGAGTACTTTGATCAGGCGTTTGGCGACATGATACAATGGATTGATGTTCACACCATAACCGAGTAA
- the MBR1 gene encoding Mbr1p: protein MGEQNSVCQCGSINSRDSIFERSVQDPFCSVLYRLDREGEQEDPEYDETTFNEQQEENGQQDRDMQSELDPLQEEPYSTNKEYVTTENAIDDEINGSSNGNGNDDDNDSDFADDGVNPFRPTVPRQDVLESREWYVCPNCHRHRKQRSKSFASNGAHSFYPDVKPISRANSIVLPLSKQSTRQSIGSDFFTSLDSGDNYAHLQQALGESGHPHSHSNSNSNSNSNINQNQNQGQHVPEANSLSGSRSSISLSTNHIPTHLYSLERYISSELDSATESFFDKSKMLGDEGHHPHEAFSSSFTKLSLHSSPDASETTLPNTQDQSQGLNQGQGQSQSHNQSRRHSHSHSPSSPTSPFTHKHKTNNDHFSPPFLDARKRKKSFIELALAESFS from the coding sequence ATGGGCGAACAAAATTCAGTTTGTCAATGCGGGAGTATCAATAGCAGAGATTCGATTTTTGAGAGGTCGGTGCAGGACCCGTTCTGTTCTGTTTTGTACAGGCTGGATCGCGAAGGAGAGCAAGAGGATCCCGAATATGACGAGACAACGTTCAatgaacaacaagaagaaaacggACAGCAGGACAGGGATATGCAGTCTGAGTTGGATCCGTTGCAGGAGGAACCATATTCCACGAATAAAGAGTATGTGACCACGGAAAACGCcatagatgatgaaatcaaCGGCAGCAGCAACGGCAACGGCAACGACGATGACAACGACTCAGATTTCGCAGACGACGGTGTGAACCCGTTCCGGCCCACTGTCCCACGCCAAGACGTTCTAGAGTCCAGGGAATGGTACGTGTGCCCTAATTGCCACAGACACAGGAAGCAACGGTCCAAGTCGTTCGCTTCCAACGGAGCCCACTCGTTTTATCCAGACGTAAAGCCAATCTCAAGAGCGAACAGTATCGTGCTACCGCTCTCGAAACAGTCCACTAGACAGAGCATCGGCTCAGATTTCTTTACCAGCCTGGACTCAGGCGACAACTATGCCCATTTACAACAGGCTCTAGGTGAATCGGGTCATCCACACTCacattcaaattcaaattcaaattcaaattcaaacataaaccaaaaccaaaaccaaggGCAACACGTCCCGGAAGCAAACTCGCTGAGCGGGTCCAGGTCTTCAATAAGCCTATCTACGAACCATATCCCAACTCACCTTTACAGCTTGGAAAGATACATCAGTTCGGAACTAGATTCGGCAACAGAATCATTCTTCGATAAGTCGAAAATGCTCGGTGACGAAGGCCATCACCCACACGAAGCATTTTCCTCATCGTTCACAAAATTATCATTGCATTCGTCTCCAGACGCATCAGAAACTACGCTACCTAATACCCAGGATCAATCACAGGGCCTAAaccaaggccaaggccaaagccaaagccatAACCAGAGCCGCAGGCATAGTCATAGCCATAGTCCGTCTTCACCAACATCACCTTTCACCCACAAACACAAGACCAACAATGACCACTTCAGCCCCCCATTTTTGGACGCAAGAAAACGGAAGAAGTCCTTTATCGAACTGGCTTTAGCGGAAAGCTTTTCCTGA
- the NAM7 gene encoding ATP-dependent RNA helicase NAM7 yields the protein MKERFSSDSESEASVKDYLSDSDDLVAEDYSEFGDDAGNSGPVAEHACAYCGIDNTSCVVKCNNCNKWFCNSKNGTNTSHIINHLVLSHHSTVSLHEDSELGDTTLECYNCGRTNVFVLGFVPAKSEAVVVLLCRLPCAKVKNVNWDTDNWQPLIEERKMLTWVAEEPSEEDQLKARMITPSQITKLEARWKSNKDATIMDIDMVEPDEEIPPTLMRYTDAYQYQRSFGPLIQLEADYDKQLKESQALEHISVTWNLALNNRHLATFALSTFESNELKVAVGDEMILKYSGPQHPEWSGKGFIIQLPNNFKDEFTLELKPSNKPPPINCTSGFTAVFVWRGTSYKRMQESLRKFAVTKKSISGFLYYKILGQEVPDVEFDVALPKNISVPHFTELNQSQVNAVKHVLQRPLSLIQGPPGTGKTVTSATIVYHLSKIHQQRVLVCAPSNVAVDHLAAKLYSMGLKVVRLTAKSREDVESSVSELALHNLVNRSAEGKLKKLLNLKEKTGELSAPDTAKFVKLVRKSEAAIIQKADVICCTCVGAGDKRLDYKFRTVLIDESTQASEPECLIPIVKGAKQIVLVGDHQQLGPVILDRKAGDAGLKQSLFERLISLGHIPIRLEVQYRMNPHLSEFPSNMFYEGSLQNGVTIEQRTVAKSTFPWPIHTIPMMFWANYGREEISGNGTSYLNRIEAMNCEKIITRLFKDGVKPEQIGVITPYEGQRAYVVQYMQMNGSMDKSLYVNVEVASVDAFQGREKDYIILSCVRANERNTIGFLSDPRRLNVALTRAKYGLIILGNPGALSRNSLWSHLLLHFREKGCLVEGFLDNLQLCTVQLTKPSRAPRKATSENYNYSDYNGAKDVDTQSLMSFGGQNNSGNVFVPSTDLSSLLNQQYWNGQSVDITKSTSRKQDNNHYDKNSTNFDGSLANGLQKYDGIGSKYQKVDEEVTIQNIKNLDIN from the coding sequence ATGAAGGAAAGATTCAGCTCAGATTCTGAAAGCGAGGCCTCAGTTAAGGACTATCTCAGCGATTCCGATGACTTGGTGGCAGAAGATTACTCGGAGTTTGGCGACGATGCCGGCAATTCGGGACCAGTTGCTGAACATGCATGCGCATACTGTGGTATTGACAATACTTCCTGTGTTGTTAAGTGTAATAACTGTAACAAGTGGTTTTGTAACTCGAAAAATGGGACGAACACATCGCATATTATAAATCACTTGGTTCTATCTCATCATTCGACGGTTTCCCTACACGAGGACTCTGAGTTAGGGGACACGACTTTGGAGTGTTACAACTGTGGTAGGACCAATGTTTTCGTTCTTGGGTTTGTTCCTGCGAAGAGTGAAGCCGTTGTCGTGCTATTGTGCAGATTGCCATGCGCCAAGGTCAAGAATGTGAACTGGGATACCGACAACTGGCAACCACTTATTGAGGAACGGAAGATGCTCACCTGGGTTGCAGAAGAGCCAAGTGAAGAGGATCAGCTTAAGGCTAGGATGATTACTCCCTCTCAAATTACTAAGCTAGAGGCAAGATGGAAATCCAACAAAGATGCAACCATCATGGACATCGACATGGTGGAACCAGACGAAGAAATTCCTCCAACTTTGATGAGATACACCGATGCTTACCAATACCAGAGATCGTTCGGCCCTCTAATTCAGTTGGAAGCCGATTACGATAAACAGTTGAAGGAATCGCAAGCCTTGGAGCACATCTCTGTCACTTGGAATTTGGCCCTAAATAACAGGCATTTAGCCACGTTCGCCTTATCAACCTTTGAATCAAACGAATTAAAAGTTGCTGTCGGTGACGAAATGATCTTGAAGTACAGTGGACCGCAACACCCTGAATGGAGCGGGAAAGGTTTTATCATTCAATTACCAAATAACTTTAAAGATGAATTCACATTGGAATTGAAGCCCAGTAACAAGCCTCCACCAATTAATTGCACGTCTGGATTCACAGCAGTCTTTGTATGGAGAGGTACTTCTTACAAGAGAATGCAAGAGTCATTGAGAAAATTTGCCGTTACGAAAAAGTCCATCTCTGGTTTCCTCTACTATAAGATTTTAGGGCAAGAGGTTCCTGATGTGGAATTCGATGTTGCTTTGCCAAAGAACATCTCCGTGCCTCACTTCACAGAACTTAATCAGTCTCAAGTAAATGCTGTGAAGCATGTGTTACAAAGGCCTTTGTCTTTAATCCAAGGTCCTCCAGGTACAGGTAAAACTGTCACATCGGCAACAATCGTTTACCACTTATCCAaaattcatcaacaaaGAGTCTTAGTGTGCGCTCCATCTAATGTTGCAGTCGATCATCTTGCTGCTAAACTCTATAGTATGGGTCTAAAAGTAGTACGACTAACGGCTAAAAGCAGGGAGGATGTCGAAAGTTCTGTTTCTGAGTTGGCTTTACACAACCTCGTCAACAGATCTGCAGAAGgcaaattgaagaagttacTCAACTTAAAGGAAAAGACAGGTGAACTATCAGCCCCAGATACCGCAAAATTTGTAAAATTGGTTAGAAAGTCAGAAGCTGCTATCATACAGAAGGCAGATGTCATTTGTTGTACTTGTGTTGGTGCTGGCGATAAGAGATTAGACTATAAGTTCCGTACAGTCCTTATTGATGAAAGTACTCAAGCTTCAGAGCCTGAATGTTTGATTCCTATCGTTAAGGGAGCCAAACAGATCGTGTTAGTCGGTGATCATCAGCAATTAGGACCTGTTATCTTAGATAGAAAAGCGGGTGATGCCGGTTTAAAACAATCATTATTCGAAAGACTCATTTCCTTGGGCCATATTCCAATTAGATTGGAAGTTCAATATAGAATGAATCCACACTTGAGTGAATTCCCTAGTAATATGTTCTATGAGGGAAGTTTACAAAACGGTGTTACTATTGAACAGCGGACAGTTGCAAAGTCTACTTTCCCATGGCCTATCCATACCATACCTATGATGTTTTGGGCTAATTATGGTCGTGAAGAAATATCAGGAAACGGTACATCTTATTTGAATAGAATCGAAGCAATGAATTGTGAAAAGATTATAACCAGGTTGTTTAAGGATGGTGTCAAACCAGAACAAATCGGTGTGATTACTCCATATGAAGGACAGAGGGCATACGTTGTCCAATATATGCAAATGAACGGTTCAATGGATAAATCATTGTACGTTAATGTCGAAGTTGCATCTGTGGACGCTTTCCAAGGTAGAGAGAAGGATTACATTATCTTATCTTGTGTTCGTGCCAATGAAAGAAACACCATTGGTTTCTTGAGTGATCCTCGTCGTTTGAATGTTGCATTAACTCGTGCAAAATATGGATTGATCATTTTGGGTAATCCAGGGGCTTTATCACGTAATAGCTTATGGAGTCATTTATTACTTCATTTCAGAGAGAAGGGGTGTTTAGTTGAAGGGTTTTTGGATAACCTACAACTTTGTACAGTACAGTTAACCAAACCTTCAAGGGCTCCCAGAAAAGCAACATCAGAAAATTATAACTATTCCGATTACAATGGCGCCAAAGATGTCGATACCCAGAGCTTGATGTCATTTGGTGGTCAAAATAACTCAGGTAATGTATTTGTGCCAAGTACAGAtctttcatcattattaaACCAACAATATTGGAACGGTCAATCTGTTGATATTACAAAATCTACGTCTAGAAAACAGGATAACAATCACTATGACAAAAATTCAACTAATTTCGATGGTAGTCTAGCAAATGGTTTACAAAAGTATGACGGTATTGGCTCTAAGTACCAAAAAgtcgatgaagaagttactatccaaaatatcaaaaacttAGACATTAATTGA
- the BUD2 gene encoding GTPase-activating protein BUD2 → MGSNNKNGHPFPVGKPMSAPLPMGRVKPATNPGKKAYLDMLDFTERVRVSQGKFNGLVQWCSNLQLGDWRINHLEINDRGQLVHAVSKSDVRSLQNTMDEDVTDSIDMKSYNHPIIKHLQSCQIQLVPTEATEYTTPIVKVQASHNTLYLKTDARDSFYDLFSSLIFWKSLKSNNVFNKTTVIQPIFHKPEDPANVILCQCHVFGPIPRSKHVQLSTELPTPPDFHHDENEYGWFAAMGVLKSDGILELLLQSDGSLIYSIDVTKFLRSEIQIVNSSIFQSDKYLSMGILPDLRSQLQVSAKESCFVDFPRTSFRTRKLIQKVYIRLPLRIDLEDWFVALNSFAMPDVLSLIGTDKSNELRISNRFKISILEADLRDLEIDSPNLYAVLDLWGQPVARTAIVGRSKAPFWREEFDFNFSVRTDTIKIIIKCCESENSYSTTDPIIGQIQITQEMINDPNLNKETRLPVFSHTNKNFQIGTICIKVISSLNFILQPVNFSKFEEVLSNVSLPKICDYMKDSKIATSLKLEDISLVFLDVFQALGRENDWFQALIDREFDELDKSITISSANNQSSNHIYNSLFRGNSILTKTMETYCYRVGQEYLDKCIGSLIRELAEVDESYEIDPNRIREADEATKDLLIKKNFQRLLKLAEKTWGRIFETSNDLPQGIKTQLKCFRKKLEVIETDENSSMKSLLNCFSGFLFLRFFCPVILNPKIFNFVENHPGENARRSLTLLAKIMMNLSTLTPFGPKEPYMTKMNSFIDDHREELLEYLDRITEKKLDFTPKKLKLSSNLTRPKLELNQDILKHLPANPFLIDKYLRETEIINAFATSKESETSTTVRSVSMEHLFQIVQEKPAETKQFSIGGLEFEKLSENNTEVFGEDLLKLLGKEESNNKRESLASANTTSSNDSNLIFQLEQESVLLFNKIKQLVTVLNDYEYPNEIILGKSEYASFLANSLFYDKDKNVYLDFQNLYAVKEGYIRLFSSATTAERFFLSSDKKDQSILNGSPGESVTKTSKFSVFGKNPAELKQKSESKLARWFKKS, encoded by the coding sequence ATGGGATCCAACAATAAGAATGGCCACCCATTTCCTGTTGGTAAACCTATGTCGGCTCCATTACCTATGGGAAGGGTTAAGCCGGCAACGAATCCTGGCAAGAAAGCGTACCTTGATATGCTTGATTTCACCGAACGTGTTAGGGTATCCCAAGGGAAATTTAACGGACTGGTTCAATGGTGTTCCAATTTGCAATTGGGAGATTGGAGGATCAATCATCTAGAGATTAATGACCGGGGTCAACTTGTCCATGCTGTTAGTAAATCCGATGTCAGGAGTTTACAAAATACCATGGACGAAGACGTTACAGACTCGATCGATATGAAGTCCTACAATCATCCTATCATTAAGCACTTACAAAGCTGCCAGATTCAACTTGTTCCAACGGAAGCTACAGAATATACCACACCAATTGTGAAGGTTCAAGCCAGTCACAATACGTTATATCTAAAGACGGATGCAAGAGACTCGTTTTACGATTTATTTAGCAGCTTGATTTTCTGGAAGAGTTTAAAATCGAATAACGTCTTCAATAAGACTACGGTGATCCAACCTATTTTCCATAAACCAGAGGATCCAGCAAATGTCATTCTATGCCAATGTCATGTGTTTGGACCTATTCCAAGGAGCAAGCATGTTCAGCTTTCGACGGAACTGCCAACTCCTCCTGATTTCCAtcatgatgaaaatgagtACGGCTGGTTTGCTGCGATGGGTGTGTTGAAAAGTGATGGTATCTTGGAATTATTGTTGCAGAGTGATGGATCCTTGATTTACTCTATCGATGTTACGAAATTCTTGAGGTCGGAAATTCAAATTGTAAACTCCTCTATTTTCCAATCAGATAAGTACTTGAGTATGGGTATTTTACCTGATCTTCGCTCGCAATTACAAGTATCTGCCAAGGAATCATGCTTCGTTGACTTTCCGCGCACGTCGTTCAGAACTAGGAAGCTTATCCAGAAAGTGTATATCAGGTTACCTCTGAGAATTGACCTGGAAGATTGGTTTGTTGCTCTAAATTCGTTTGCTATGCCTGATGTTTTGAGTTTGATCGGCACTGATAAATCAAACGAACTTAGAATTTCGAATAGATTCAAGATTTCGATCTTGGAAGCAGACCTCAGAGATTTGGAAATCGACTCTCCAAATCTTTACGCTGTTCTCGATCTGTGGGGTCAACCAGTAGCTAGAACAGCCATTGTTGGTAGAAGTAAAGCCCCCTTCTGGAGAGAAGAGTTTGACTTCAATTTCAGTGTCAGAACAGATACTATAAAAATCATAATCAAGTGTTGTGAGAGTGAAAACTCATATTCCACAACAGACCCTATAATTGGTCAAATCCAAATAACTCAAGAGATGATAAATGATCCAAACttgaataaagaaacaagattACCAGTATTTTCTCACACCAATAAGAACTTCCAAATTGGTACGATATGTATTAAGGTGATATCGAGTTTGAACTTCATCCTTCAACCAGTGAATTTCTCTAAATTTGAAGAGGTCCTTTCAAATGTTTCACTTCCAAAGATATGTGATTATATGAAAGACAGCAAAATCGCAACAAGTTTAAAACTAGAAGATATTTCACTAGTTTTCTTGGATGTATTCCAAGCCCTTGGCCGTGAAAACGACTGGTTCCAAGCACTTATAGACAGAGAATTTGATGAGTTAGACAAAAGTATCACCATTAGCTCGGCTAATAATCAATCCTCTAATCACATTTACAACTCATTATTCCGGGGGAATTCAATATTGACAAAAACTATGGAAACGTACTGCTACAGAGTTGGACAGGAATACTTGGATAAATGTATTGGTTCTCTTATTAGAGAACTGGCAGAAGTAGATGAATCTTATGAAATTGATCCTAATAGAATCAGAGAAGCTGATGAAGCTACCAAAGACTTACTTATTAAGAAGAATTTCCAAAGACTACTAAAATTAGCTGAGAAGACTTGGGGTCGTATATTCGAAACATCAAATGATCTTCCTCAAGGAATCAAAACGCAACTTAAATGTTTCAGAAAGAAGTTAGAAGTAATTGAAACTGACGAGAACTCATCTATGAAATCTTTATTGAACTGCTTCTCCGGGTTTTTATTCTTAAGATTCTTTTGTCCTGTCATTTTGAATCCAAAGATTTTCAACTTTGTTGAAAACCATCCAGGTGAAAATGCCAGAAGGTCTTTGACTTTATTGGCAAAAATCATGATGAATTTGTCCACTTTAACTCCATTTGGCCCTAAAGAACCTTATATGACTAAGATGAACTCATTCATTGACGATCATAGAGAGGAACTATTAGAATACCTGGATAGAATTACAGAAAAAAAGCTGGACTTTACTCCAAAAAAGTTAAAATTGAGTAGCAATCTTACTAGACCAAAACTCGAATTGAATCAGGATATTCTGAAACATTTGCCTGCCAATCCCTTCTTAATTGATAAATATTTAAGGGAGACGGAAATAATTAATGCTTTCGCAACATCGAAGGAGAGTGAGACATCCACAACTGTAAGGAGCGTTAGTATGGAACACCTATTCCAGattgttcaagaaaaacCCGCTGAAACTAAACAGTTCAGTATTGGAGGATTGGAATTCGAAAAGCTTAGCGAGAACAATACCGAAGTCTTTGGGGAAGATTTGTTAAAATTACTGGGAAAGGAAGAATCAAACAATAAGCGTGAATCATTGGCGTCTGCTAACACAACATCATCGAATGATAGTAACCTTATTTTCCAACTCGAGCAAGAGTccgttcttctttttaataaaatcaaacaacTTGTCACTGTTCTAAATGACTACGAATATCCTAACGAAATAATTTTGGGCAAATCTGAATATGCTTCATTCCTTGCTAACAGTTTGTTTTATGATAAGGATAAGAACGTGTATCTCGATTTCCAAAACCTATATGCCGTAAAAGAGGGCTACATAAGACTATTTAGTTCTGCTACTACAGCAGAACGATTCTTCCTTTCCTCTGATAAGAAAGACCAATCTATTTTGAACGGTTCTCCAGGTGAATCGGTTACTAAAACCAGCAAATTCTCCGTATTTGGCAAGAATCCTGCCgaattaaaacaaaaatcgGAAAGCAAATTAGCTAGATGGTTCAAAAAAAGTTGA
- the SEC14 gene encoding phosphatidylinositol/phosphatidylcholine-binding protein produces MVSEQEILESYPQKCPADALPGTPGNLDAAQETALKELREQLEALGYKARLDDSTLLRFLRARKFDVEAAKVMYENCEKWRKEFGVDTIFEDFHYEEKPLVAKYYPQYYHKIDKDGRPVYIEELGSVNLTQMYKITTQERMLKNLVWEYEAFVRYRLPACSRKAGYLIETSCTILDLKGISISAAAQVLSYVREASNIGQNYYPERMGKFYLINAPFGFSTAFRLFKPFLDPVTVSKIFILGSSYQKDLLKQIPAENLPKKFGGLSEVDESEGGLYLSDIGPWREKEFIGPEGEAPKAFEM; encoded by the coding sequence ATGGTTAGCGAACAGGAAATCCTGGAATCTTACCCTCAAAAGTGCCCTGCTGACGCATTGCCTGGTACTCCAGGTAATCTGGATGCGGCACAAGAAACGGCACTCAAAGAGCTTAGAGAGCAGTTGGAGGCTTTGGGATACAAGGCTAGACTTGATGACTCTACTCTATTGCGTTTCCTAAGGGCCCGTAAGTTTGACGTTGAGGCTGCCAAGGTTATGTACGAGAACTGCGAGAaatggagaaaagaatttgGCGTTGATACCATTTTCGAAGACTTCCACTACGAAGAAAAGCCACTTGTTGCCAAGTACTATCCACAATACTACCACAAGATTGACAAGGATGGTCGCCCTGTTTATATCGAAGAGCTCGGTTCTGTGAACTTGACTCAAATGTACAAGATCACTACTCAAGAACGcatgttgaagaacttggtCTGGGAATACGAGGCTTTTGTCAGATACAGATTGCCAGCATGTTCCAGAAAGGCTGGTTATCTAATTGAAACCTCTTGTACCATTCTAGACTTGAAGGGTATCTCCATCTCTGCTGCTGCCCAAGTGCTCAGCTACGTCAGAGAAGCCTCCAATATTGGTCAAAATTACTACCCTGAGCGTATGGGTAAGTTCTACTTGATCAACGCACCTTTCGGTTTCTCTACTGCGTTCAGACTATTTAAGCCTTTCTTGGACCCAGTGACCGTTTCAAAGATCTTCATCCTGGGTTCTTCCTACCAAAAGGACTTACTAAAGCAGATCCCAGCAGAAAACCTCCCAAAGAAATTCGGTGGTCTATCTGAAGTGGATGAATCTGAAGGTGGATTGTACTTGTCTGATATTGGTCCATGGAGAGAAAAGGAATTCATCGGCCCTGAGGGCGAAGCCCCAAAGGCCTTCGAGATGTAA